A genomic window from Sulfurospirillum diekertiae includes:
- a CDS encoding formate dehydrogenase subunit alpha, which translates to MLKDASLHMGRRSFLKMAAIGASFGAGSAFASSDSIRPATEEEVKNPFPGSKKVKTICSICSAGCGIIAEVQNGVWVRQDVAQDHPISQGSHCCKGIDQIDLIKSKQRIKYPLKKVDGKWQRISWDQAVNEISDKMLKMRAENGPDIVEFLGSAKFSLQQSFYFRKFAAMWGTNNIDHVARIUHSASVAGAANTFGYGAMTQQFGDAVNAKVIMMIGANSAVANPIGFKHFLQAKDRAGTKLIVVDPIYTRSAAKADLYLRIRSGTDIAFVYGMLHIIFKNGWEDKEFIDTRSYAMDQIRAEAAKWTPELTSDVTGIPVDQIIQATTLFAKNTPSAIAWSLGITQHSVGSSNTRILPILQIALGNMGKKGGGLYIIRGHDNVQGATDMGNLADSLSGYYGLDDGAWKYFAQSWGVDYEWLKGRFFEKKWMNEKGYSLSQWWQGVLQEVKTYSSSPVRAVWIQGTGITSMSQQAKIKEALDKLDLVVIAEPFVNEAAVLSSRKDGIYILPVATQFESEGTVTATNRSSQWRTKVVEPLYESKTDEEVMFLFAKKFGFYDQFVQGMKMDVKDGKVVQVKNDFKWPDDAQREIARTIKSIGLSGWTPERLRAHQENWHMFDPVTLEGQGPMKGQYYGLPWPCWDDKHPGSPILYRRDVPVAEGGMGFRNRFGLEHNGVSQLADKSVTVAGSKVEGGYPQLTKENIEKVLGITLTEEEKAQMGGSWAMDFSGLIQQKAREAGVCVYGNARARTIVWEFPDPVPLHREPIHSPRWDLVAKYPTYDDQPKNFRVETKFKSEQQKQDWSKEFPTMLVSMRVVNLSGAGMLERTSKYLSAITPEMFCNIHPDLALKHGIKDRDMMWIHAPQGTKIKVKAYHNHSVTPDRICMPYNFAGIFQGIDLSANYPEGTKPYAIGESSNTITNYGFDVITQISEFNAGLCRVEKA; encoded by the coding sequence ATGTTAAAAGACGCCTCTTTGCACATGGGAAGACGATCATTTCTTAAAATGGCAGCGATCGGAGCGAGTTTTGGAGCAGGCAGTGCGTTTGCATCCAGTGATTCAATCAGACCAGCTACCGAAGAAGAAGTGAAAAATCCATTCCCAGGTTCGAAGAAAGTCAAAACGATTTGTAGTATTTGTTCTGCAGGTTGCGGTATTATCGCTGAAGTTCAAAATGGTGTGTGGGTTCGCCAAGATGTGGCACAAGATCACCCGATTAGTCAAGGTAGTCATTGTTGTAAAGGTATTGACCAGATTGATTTGATTAAGAGCAAACAACGTATTAAGTATCCTTTGAAAAAAGTCGATGGAAAATGGCAACGTATCAGTTGGGATCAAGCCGTTAACGAGATTTCAGACAAGATGCTTAAAATGCGCGCCGAAAATGGCCCAGACATTGTAGAGTTTCTAGGTTCTGCAAAATTCAGCTTGCAACAATCTTTCTATTTTAGAAAATTTGCTGCAATGTGGGGAACAAACAATATAGATCACGTCGCTCGAATTTGACATAGTGCTTCCGTCGCAGGTGCTGCGAATACATTTGGATACGGTGCTATGACACAACAATTTGGTGATGCGGTTAATGCAAAAGTCATTATGATGATTGGTGCAAACTCAGCGGTTGCGAACCCTATTGGATTTAAACACTTCTTACAAGCAAAAGATCGAGCTGGAACGAAATTGATCGTTGTTGATCCAATTTATACCAGAAGTGCTGCAAAAGCAGATCTTTACCTACGTATTCGTTCAGGTACAGATATCGCGTTTGTGTACGGTATGCTTCACATCATCTTTAAAAATGGTTGGGAAGATAAAGAATTTATCGACACACGCTCTTATGCGATGGATCAAATCCGTGCAGAAGCTGCTAAATGGACACCAGAACTCACTTCTGATGTTACAGGCATCCCGGTCGATCAAATCATTCAAGCAACAACACTTTTTGCTAAAAATACTCCAAGCGCTATTGCATGGTCACTGGGTATTACACAACACAGTGTTGGTTCATCGAATACCAGAATCCTTCCAATCCTTCAAATTGCTCTTGGCAATATGGGTAAAAAAGGTGGTGGTCTTTACATCATTCGTGGACATGACAACGTTCAAGGCGCAACCGATATGGGTAACCTTGCAGACTCACTTTCAGGCTATTATGGTCTTGATGATGGTGCTTGGAAATACTTCGCGCAGTCTTGGGGTGTGGATTACGAATGGCTCAAAGGCAGATTCTTTGAGAAAAAATGGATGAATGAAAAAGGTTACTCGCTTTCTCAATGGTGGCAAGGTGTTCTTCAAGAGGTAAAAACATACTCTTCGAGCCCTGTTCGCGCTGTTTGGATTCAAGGAACGGGTATTACTTCCATGTCTCAACAAGCGAAAATTAAAGAAGCATTGGACAAACTTGATCTTGTGGTTATTGCAGAGCCATTTGTCAATGAAGCCGCTGTGCTTAGCAGTCGCAAAGATGGCATTTACATTCTTCCAGTGGCAACACAATTTGAGTCTGAAGGAACCGTAACTGCAACAAACCGTTCATCTCAATGGAGAACCAAAGTCGTTGAGCCTCTTTATGAGAGCAAAACAGATGAAGAGGTTATGTTCCTTTTTGCGAAAAAATTTGGCTTCTATGACCAGTTTGTTCAGGGTATGAAGATGGATGTCAAAGATGGCAAAGTCGTTCAAGTGAAAAATGACTTTAAATGGCCAGATGATGCGCAAAGAGAAATCGCCAGAACGATCAAATCGATTGGTCTAAGCGGTTGGACACCTGAGCGTCTTCGTGCACACCAAGAGAACTGGCACATGTTCGATCCTGTTACCTTAGAAGGACAAGGACCGATGAAAGGTCAGTATTATGGACTTCCATGGCCGTGTTGGGATGACAAACACCCGGGCTCTCCGATTCTTTATCGTCGTGATGTGCCTGTGGCTGAGGGCGGTATGGGCTTTAGAAATCGCTTTGGTTTAGAGCACAATGGTGTCAGCCAATTGGCCGATAAGAGTGTCACGGTTGCGGGCTCAAAAGTCGAGGGTGGTTATCCACAACTTACCAAAGAGAACATCGAAAAAGTGCTTGGCATTACTTTAACTGAAGAAGAAAAAGCGCAAATGGGTGGAAGCTGGGCGATGGACTTTAGTGGACTCATTCAGCAAAAAGCACGTGAAGCAGGGGTTTGTGTGTATGGAAATGCAAGAGCACGTACGATTGTTTGGGAATTCCCAGATCCAGTACCATTGCATAGAGAGCCGATCCACTCACCACGCTGGGATTTGGTCGCGAAATATCCGACCTATGATGATCAGCCTAAAAACTTCCGTGTTGAGACAAAATTTAAGTCTGAGCAACAAAAGCAAGACTGGTCTAAAGAGTTCCCAACCATGTTGGTCAGTATGAGAGTTGTTAACCTCTCCGGTGCGGGTATGCTAGAGCGAACCAGTAAATACCTCTCCGCCATTACGCCAGAGATGTTCTGTAACATTCACCCAGATTTGGCACTGAAACATGGCATTAAAGATCGCGATATGATGTGGATTCACGCGCCTCAAGGTACAAAAATTAAGGTTAAAGCATACCATAATCACAGTGTAAC
- a CDS encoding Tat pathway signal protein, with the protein MQDQRRSFLKKTLGASAVVAAVGVSAIANESGVTIAGSNGVVKGKSKKKEILYKKTANWDAYYHAAV; encoded by the coding sequence ATGCAAGATCAAAGAAGGAGTTTTCTTAAAAAAACTCTAGGCGCAAGTGCTGTTGTTGCCGCTGTTGGCGTTAGTGCAATTGCTAACGAAAGCGGTGTCACAATAGCAGGAAGTAATGGTGTTGTTAAGGGAAAATCGAAGAAAAAAGAGATTCTCTACAAAAAAACAGCTAATTGGGACGCGTATTATCACGCGGCAGTCTAA
- a CDS encoding TorD/DmsD family molecular chaperone: MNKEAINKARAVYYGLFASLLTFFDNSSDLGMIQKTIDVLAQNPLDEESHLAFSNMQNLLITGGYTLLKEESDKVFFSPYSAYIPVTASFFVENRDDGKMRQEMVKYVLSSNYRRDNEKFKELEDHIGFIVLFMQKMIEDELLGNEKSAQLGREVFEKILNPFIDEFIAALHIHEDSHFYEDVAIIMQSFVALERLYLDVKKPLRESEAPRVFTKEFKKPHKPLTPRPKKNMEEFVL; encoded by the coding sequence ATGAATAAAGAGGCGATCAATAAAGCAAGAGCCGTTTATTATGGGCTCTTTGCCTCCCTTTTAACGTTTTTTGACAATTCAAGTGATCTTGGAATGATTCAAAAAACGATTGATGTACTAGCGCAGAATCCACTGGATGAAGAGAGTCATTTGGCGTTTAGCAATATGCAAAATTTGCTTATTACTGGAGGCTATACGCTTTTAAAAGAGGAAAGCGACAAAGTCTTTTTTAGTCCCTATTCAGCGTATATTCCTGTCACCGCTTCGTTTTTTGTAGAGAACAGAGACGATGGCAAAATGCGTCAAGAAATGGTGAAATATGTTTTAAGTTCCAATTATAGACGCGATAACGAAAAATTTAAAGAGTTAGAAGATCACATCGGTTTTATTGTTTTGTTTATGCAAAAAATGATCGAAGATGAGTTATTGGGTAATGAGAAGAGCGCACAACTAGGACGTGAAGTTTTTGAGAAGATTTTAAATCCCTTTATTGATGAGTTTATCGCCGCCCTTCATATCCATGAGGACAGCCATTTTTACGAAGATGTCGCAATCATTATGCAATCGTTTGTCGCGCTTGAGAGGCTTTATCTGGATGTGAAAAAACCATTACGCGAGAGTGAAGCGCCAAGAGTGTTTACCAAAGAGTTTAAGAAACCCCATAAACCACTGACGCCAAGACCGAAGAAAAATATGGAAGAGTTTGTCCTTTAA